The following nucleotide sequence is from Synechococcus sp. CBW1004.
CTGGCGGAGGCACAGATCCAGACCCCGCACCGCCGGGATGGCGCCGTAGTGCACCGTCAGCCGCCTCAGCTCCAGCAGCGGCGGGACCGGAGCATCCGGAGATGCAACAGGAGTGCTGCGGACGACGCTCATGCGGTGCCCCCCAGATAGGCCTCGACCACCCTGGGATCGCTGCGCACCGCGTCGGGAACCCCCAGGGCGATGCGCCGGCCGAAGTTGAGCACGGCGATGCGGTCGCACAGACCCATCACCAGCGGCACGTGATGCTCGATCAACAGGATCGTCAGCGCGAAACGCTCGCGCAGGCGCCGGATCAGATCGGTGAGATCGTCCTTTTCGGCGGGGTTCATGCCGGCGGCCGGCTCATCGAGCAGCAGCAACCGCGGCCCTGTGGCCAGAGCCCGTGCGATCTCCAGACGCCGACGCTCGCCATAGGACAGGGACCCGGCCGGCCGCGCCGTCACATCGGCCAGCTCCACCAGTTCGAGCAGCTCGGCCACCTGGCGCCGTCGGGCGCCCCAGCCGGCTCCGGCCTGCGGTTGGCGCAGCCGCTGCTGCAGGCCCACCTCGACGTTCTCCCCGACGCTGAGACTCTCGAACAGACGCAGGTTCTGAAAGGTGCGGGCGATGCCGAGACGGTTGATGCCATGGGGCTCGAGCCCATCGAGGCGGCATCCCGCCAGGCGGAGGCGGCCGGCGCTGGCCGTCGTCACGCCGGAGAGGGCATTGAAGAGGGTCGTCTTACCAGCGCCGTTCGGGCCGATCAGCCCGAAGATCTCGCCTTCGTGGACGCTCAGGCTCACCTGATCCAGGGCTGTGAGGCCACCGAAGCGGCAGGTGAGTCCGTCCACCTCCAGCAGCGGTTCGGCAGGGGTGGCGTTCAGGAGGCTCATCGTGCTGCCCCCCGCCCCAGGGAACCGAGGCGCTCGAGCAGCGCCGGCGTGATCAGCCCCTGCGGCGCCAGCACCGGTCCCAGCAGGATCACCAGACCGAACAGCACCAGGCGTGCGTCACCCACCGGTCGCAGCAGCTCCGGCAGAGCGGTGAGCAGCAGACCACCGAACACCGGCCCCAGCCAGGTGCGCGATCCCCCCAGGATCACGAACGCGAGGGTGGCGACACTGGCGTCAAAGGTGCCCTGGCGGGCATTCCAGGTGTTGAGGAAATGGGCCGCCAGCACGCCGGTGGCGCCGGCAAGCACGGCGCTGAGCACGAAGGCTCTGAGCTTCACCTGGGTGGTGTCGATGCCGAGGCACTCGGCGGCCAGCTCGTCATCGCGGATCGCGGCCATCGCCTGCCCCAGCGGCAGGGCTTCGAGGCGCTGACAGAACCAGCCGGCCAGAGTCAGCAGCCCCAGCACCGGGAGCAGATAGCCGCTGGCTTCGGCGAAGGGCTGGGGAATGCCGAAGATGCCGACGGCACCGCCGGTGAACGGCAGGTTGAGGATCGCCACCCGCACGATCTCCACCAGAGCGATGGTGGCGATCGCCAGATAGATCCCCCGCAGCCGCAGCACCAGGCCCCCCAGCAGGGCGGCCAGCACGCCGGCGAGCAACCCGCCCAGCAACAGCTCCAGCAGCAGCGACAGGACTGGGAGGGAGCCGTCCACCCCGCCCCCGAGCAGCGCCCAGCGGGTGGACAGCAGCGCCGCGAGGGTGCCACCGATGGCGTAGAAGGCTGGCGTCGCCAGTGACAGCTGCCCCGCCGCCAGCGGCAGGTAGACCGACAGCCCGAGCAGGGCTCCCAGCAGCATCTGCACGAGCAGGCCGTTGTCGATCACGGGGTGCCGCCTCTCATCGCGCCCAGTCTGTCCACTACACCTTGTCCACCTGAACGCGGCCGAGCAGGCCCCCTGGCCGCAGCAGCAGCACCCCGAACAGGATCGCGAAAGCGAGAGCATCGCGCCAGCCGGAGGCATCGGCCG
It contains:
- a CDS encoding ABC transporter ATP-binding protein — encoded protein: MSLLNATPAEPLLEVDGLTCRFGGLTALDQVSLSVHEGEIFGLIGPNGAGKTTLFNALSGVTTASAGRLRLAGCRLDGLEPHGINRLGIARTFQNLRLFESLSVGENVEVGLQQRLRQPQAGAGWGARRRQVAELLELVELADVTARPAGSLSYGERRRLEIARALATGPRLLLLDEPAAGMNPAEKDDLTDLIRRLRERFALTILLIEHHVPLVMGLCDRIAVLNFGRRIALGVPDAVRSDPRVVEAYLGGTA
- a CDS encoding branched-chain amino acid ABC transporter permease, with product MIDNGLLVQMLLGALLGLSVYLPLAAGQLSLATPAFYAIGGTLAALLSTRWALLGGGVDGSLPVLSLLLELLLGGLLAGVLAALLGGLVLRLRGIYLAIATIALVEIVRVAILNLPFTGGAVGIFGIPQPFAEASGYLLPVLGLLTLAGWFCQRLEALPLGQAMAAIRDDELAAECLGIDTTQVKLRAFVLSAVLAGATGVLAAHFLNTWNARQGTFDASVATLAFVILGGSRTWLGPVFGGLLLTALPELLRPVGDARLVLFGLVILLGPVLAPQGLITPALLERLGSLGRGAAR